The sequence TTGCTGTACTCGAAATGCGCGCGCCAGCGGCCGGACAGCCAGCCGGCATCGATTTGGCCCCACGCCTCGATCCCAAGCTGGCCGAACCACAGCGAAGGCGTGCCGCCGGCCTCGTCTTCGGCCGTCGCCTGGCCGTAGATCGCCCAGGGCTGGCGCATGAACGGCGAGCGCCAGCGGAAGTCCACCGCGGCGAGCTGGTTGCCGGGCTCGGTGTCGATGGTGAGATCGTCGTCGCCGCGGTTGTCCCGGCCGAGGACCAGGTCGGTGAAGGTGCTGAAGCCGCAGGGACGGCCCTGGCCGCACCACTGCGCCGCGCGCGACAGGCCGATCTCGAGGTTGTCGGTGGGGCGGAAGTTGAAGCGGAACGCCGTCAGCCGCGCATTCGGGACGTCGCGGCCGCTCTCGAGGAAGCCCCACACCAGCGAGTAGTTCCACGCGCCGAGCCACGACAGCCATTTCGTCTCGAAAGGTTTCGCGACATGGCGCTCGATGCCGAGCGCGCTGACCGGGCGCGCGTTGGAGGACAGGATCAGGCTGTCGCTGTGGCCCGGGCCCCACCAGCGATCCAGCGCGCCGGCATGGATGACCTGGTTGGCGAAGATACCGGCGATGTACGAACCGTCGCCGCGCCATTCGCGATCACCGGGCCGCGGCTCGTCGGCGTAGGCGACCTGGGCCCGGGCGGCGAAACGGTCGCCCATCCACGACACGCCGACCCGCGCTTCCAGGTCATCCCGCGGCGTGTCTTCGAAGGTCCGTAGCCAGATACCCTCGTCGGTGCGTACTGCGACGCGAGCGTTGGGCTGCAGGCCGCGCAGGCCGCGAACGGTCGCGAGACGCGACTGCAGCCTGGCCAGGGCGGCCGCCACGTCCGGATCGCCCAGCCGGGCGCAGGCCGCGCGGTCCCGCTCAGCCCCACCGTTCCAGCCGATGTCCGATGTGCCGCAATCGTCGATGGCCGCGAGGTCGGCTGTCAGCGTGCCCCAGGGAATAGGCCAGGTCGTGACAGGCGACTTGATGACGCCCGCGTCGGCCAGCAGCTGGACGTCGTGGCGGAGTGCGAGGTCGCCGGGCCTGGCCCACGGGTCGGCCAAAGCGGGAGACGCCGGCAGGGCCAGGAGGATGGCCGCTGTACCGATCAAAAGTCTCTTGGTTTTAGGCATGTGCATCGCGCCTGGATCCTTCCGTAAGCGCTTCTGCCCCCCTTGGTCGTGCAGTGCCAAATGGGTCGGGCCGAGCCGCGACCCACGCATGATAGGGGGCGGGGGCGGTGGGGACAAGAAGCCGGCCCGATCAGTCCCCGAGAACTTCCCGCTTCACCGCCGTGTTCTTCTTGACGTCCGTCACCACGCGCCTGCCGATCACCTCCGGCAGGTACTTCGGCGCCAGCCCGTAACCCGGCCGCACGCTTCTTACCGCGTCTTCTGTGATCATGTCTCCGGCCTGCAAATCCTTGACGAAATACAGCGAGCGGCGGAACTGCGCGTTGCCCTGCTCGCTCGACTTGCGGCCGTAATCCACCCGGCCGAGCGCTTCCCACGCCGTGCGCGTGCCGCTGACCAGTGCGGCCAGCTCGGCGGGCTCGAGGGAGAAACTGTCGTCCGGCCCGCCGCCGCTGCGGTCGAGCGTGAAGTGCTTTTCGATGACGGAGGCGCCGAGGGCGACGCTGGCGATGGCCGTGGCGTTGGCCAGCGTGTGGTCCGACAGGCCGGTGACCACGCCGAAGCGCTCGATCATGTCGGGAATGGTGCGCAGGTTGTAGTCGGCGGCGGGGGCCGGGTAGCCGCTGACGCAGTGGAGCAAAGCCAGTTCCCTGCAGCCGCCCTCGCGCGCCGCGGCGACGGCCTCGGCGATCTCCTGGGCGTCGGCCATGCCGGTGGAAATGATCATGGGCTTGCCGGTCGCGGCGACGTAGCGGATCAGCGGCAGGTCCACGGCCTCGAAGGAGGCGATCTTGTAGGCGGGTGCGTCCAGGTCTTCGAGCAGGTCGACGGCGGTGGTGTCGAAGGGCGAGCTGAAGATGGTGATGCCGGCCTTGCGGGCGCGCGCGAACAAGGGCGCATGCCAGTCCCAGGGCGTGTGCGCTTCTTCATAGAGCTCGTACAGCGTGCGGCCGTCCCACAACCCGCCGTGGATGCGGAATTCCTCGGCATCGGAATCGAGCGTGATGGTGTCGGGGCGGTAGGTCTGCAGCTTCACCGCGGCGGCGCCGGCTTCCCTGGCCGCGTCGATGAGCGCCATGGCGGTGTCCATCCTGCCGTTGTGGTTGGCAGAGATCTCCGCGATCACGTAGGGCGGATGGTCGGGGCCGATCGGCCGGCCGGCGATGATGATTTCATTCGTCAAGATCGAATTCCCTCACTCTGCGGGGAAATACCTGGGATTGAAACAGGCCACGCACACGCGGTCCACCGGCTCGCCGTCGCGCAGGTAGAAGCCGCTGAAGGTCGCCTCCACCACCCAGCCGGCACGGGTGTAGGCCTTGATGGCCGGAATGTTGGTGGCGAAGATGCCGCTCTGCAGGCGACGGATGTCGTACTTCTCGAAGGCCAGCCGGTTGCCAAGCGCGATCGCTTTCGTCGCCAGGCCCTGGCCGAGGAACTTGCGGTTACCCACCAGCGCGACCAGGTCCGCTGTCTTGTTGCGGGTGTCGATGGGGCCGATCTTCAGCGTGCCGACGCGCTCGCGCTCGCGCTCGCGCTCGCCCTCGCCCTCGCCCGTTTCAATGAGGTAGTAGAACCAGCGCCCGCTCTCGAGGCCGGCCGCGAAGTCCTGTACCAGCGTGTCGCGATCGAAGGTGCGGCCGCTGCCCGTGAAATAGTCGAGGTGGCCGTCGTCGTTGCGGTACCAGCCGACGTACTCGTCGTCGATGTCCTCGCGCGTGACAGGACGCAGGCGTATGTCCATGTTCAGGCTCCCCGGTTCGCTTCGCTGCGGTCACCATCCGCGAGCAGCGCAGCGGCCACGCGCTGGGCGCCGAGCCCGTCGCAGATGGCGGCCGCGGCGGCAGACATCTTCTGCAGGGTCGCCGGCTCATGGGTGATCGTAGCGATGATCGGCGGCAATGTCCGCGCTATGTCCCCCGGCGCACCCAGTTCAAAGGCGGCGCCCGCGGCAACGAGTTCGCGACACACCTTGGCCTGGTTGTCCGCCAGCACCACCAGCGCGCTCGGCAGGCCCATGCAGCAGCGCTCCCACGAGGTGCTGCCGGCGGCACCGATGGCGAAGTCGCTCGCCGCCATGCGCTCGGCCATGTCGTTCACGTCGACGGCGATCTCGACGGGGAACGGCAGTCGCGTCGCCTGTACCCGGACCTGCGACAACGAGGGCGCGCGGCTGCCCATGACCACCGTGACCGCAACGTTGGGCGGCAAGCCGCCGGCGTCGAGCGCCTCGAGCACAAGGCCGGTGGCGTTGTCCTTGTCGATGCCGCCCATGGTGACGAGGATGCGCGCCAGCCCGCCGCCGGCGCGGCGCGCGAGGCTGCGCGGCCGCAGCTCGGCGAATTCGGGCCGCAGCAAGGCGAACTCTGGCCCGCACAATAGCTCGCAACCATCGGGCACCAGGCGGTCGTAATCGCCCGGCGCCCGCCCGAGGGTCTGGTCCAGCATCAGCTCGCAGTCGTGCGGCCGGTCGGCCAGGTCGTCGATGACCATGATGCTGCGTGCGGCCGGGCGCTGTTGCCGCTCCCAGCGCGCATCGAGGCCGTAGTGGTCGACGACCAGCCAGTCGGCGGGGGCACCGTCGCCGGCTTGGCCCTCGGACTGACCTCCAAGCTGGAACGTGTCGCCCACATGGACGGGGAAGCCGCGACGCTGGATTTCCTCGATGCGATGACCCGGCAGCTCCCGGCAGGCGAACTCGCACGCCGCGCCGCGCTCGCGCAGTGCTTCGGCCAGCGCCAGGCAACGCATGACGTGGCCGGTGCCAATCTCCAGCGAGGCGTCCGCACGGAACACGATGCGTGGCGGGCCGGACGGCTGCGGCGTCGCGCCGTGACTCATGACCCTGCCAGCGCGCGGAACTTGAGCTCCGCCTCGTACCAGTCGTCCAGCGTGTCGATGTCCTGCACGCGGCCGGACGGCAGCACGACGGTACGCGCCGCCGGCGAGAAGATCGGCCGACCCTCGAGCCAGGCCTCGCGCGTGCCCCAGTACCACTGGCCGGCGTCGTGGTAGGCGGGCTCGAGGTCCTGCGAACGAGCAGCGAAGTGCCCGGGCTGGAACATCTCGGCGCGCCCGTCCGACGTGATGCGCAGGGCGCGCTGGATCGGGAAGCCGTAGGCGACGACCGGGAACACGTAGTCGAGCGCGTCGGCCGCCAGCAGGCTCGCGCCCTGGCGCAGGTCCTCGGCGCGGCAGAACGGCGCCGTGGCGTAGATGCAGCAGGCCGCCTGCACCGCGCCCCCCTGCGCTTCCTGCCAGCGGATCGCGTGGGCGATCACGGGGATCGTCGGCGTGTAGTCGTCGGACAGCTCCGCCGGGCGGATGAAGGGTGTCTCGGCGCCATGATCCCGGGCGACCGCGGCGATCTCGGCATCGTCGGTAGAGACCAGCACGCGGTCGAAGCAGCCGGCCTCGAGCGCCGCCTCGATCGACCAGGCGATGATCGGCTTGCCGCAGAATTCGCGGATGTTCTTGCGCGGGATGCGCTTGCTACTGCCGCGCGCCGGGAGAACGGCCAGCCTCACACCCGCATAGCCTCTCGCAGTACTTCGATAACTTCATCCTGCTCGGCATCGGTCAGCACAGGATGCAATGGAATACTGATTGTCTCCCGGTAGTATTGTTCGGCTTCAGGGAAATCACCAACTTGGAACCCCATTGCCTCGTAATAGGGCTGAGTATGCACTGGAATGTAGTGCAGGTTGACCATGATGTCTCTTTCACGCAGCGCCTCGAAAACCTGCCGGTGCGTGGGGCGGATTTCGTCGAGGTGCAGGCGAATCACATAGAGATGGTATGCAGAAAAGCCATCCGGGTGCTGCCAAGGAATCGTCAGCGGCCAACCTTGAAAGGCATCATCATAGCGAGAAGCGAGTTCATGACGACGCTGTACATAGTCATGCAAACGAGTCATCTGGCTCGCGCCAAGCGCCGCTTGCATGTCCGTCATGCGATAGTTGAAGCCCAGAGCAACCTGTTGGTAATACCACGGCCCATCCATCGGTCGGGTCATCAGGTGAGGTTCACGGGTAATACCATGGCTTCGCAATAGGCCCAACTTTTCGGCCAGGACACTGTCGTTGGTAACAGCCACGCCGCCTTCTGCGGTCGTGACAATCTTGACTGGGTGAAAACTGAAAATGGATATATCGCTGTAGCGACAGTTGCCAATAGGCTGACCCAGGTAGCGGCCACCAATGGCATGCGACGCATCCTCGATGATCCTGAACCCATAGCGCTGCGCGAGAGCATGGATAGCCCGCATGTCGCAGGGCTGGCCGCTGAAGTGCACGGGTACCACGATTTTTGGCAAAGTGCCTTCGCGCTCGGCGACTACGAGCTTCTGCTCCAATGCCTTGGGGCATAAGTTGTAAGTGCGCGGATCGATATCGACGAAATCAATGGAGGCCCCGCAGTAGAGGCCGCAGTTGGCTGAAGCCACGAAAGTATTCGGACTGGTCCAAAGGTAATCCCCTGGGCCGAGCCCGAGCGCGAGGCAGGAAATGTGAAGCGCAGAAGTAGCACTGTTCACTGCGACGGCAAACTGCGCGTCACACGCGTACTTAACAGACTCCTCGAACCGAGGTATCGCAGGGCCCTGAGTCAGGTTGATCGAGTGCATCACCTCGATCACAGCCTCGATATCTTCCGCCGTGATGTGCTGTTGCCCGTAACGGATCATGTGTCTACCCCGATAAGCTGGGATCGATGTTTCGGCGGATGAGCTCCCTGAGTTGCTGCACACTCAGGAAATCCGGGTTGGTGCCACTGTTGTAGGCGAAGTCACGCTCGACAGGGGTCGCCCCTGAGCGCTCGCAATAAGCCTCGACTCCACGCCTGCCGGTTGGCGAGAGGATGGCGTAGTAGTGACCGAGGTCCACCGTGTAGGGGCTGTCGCTGGAGGTGATCATCTCCTCGTGGATCTTCTCGCCCGGGCGGATGCCGGTGACATCTTGCCGGCAGCCGGGGGCGATGGCTTCGGCCACGTCGAGAATCCGGTAGCTGGGGATCTTCGGCACGAAGATCTCGCCGCCCTGGGCGTTCTCCAGCGCCCACAGCACCATGTCCACGCCTTCCTGCAGGGTGATGTTGAAGCGCGTCATGGCGGTGTCGGTGATCGGCAGCACGCCGGTCTTGCGCCTCGCGAGGAAGAATGGGATCACCGAGCCGCGGCTGCCCATGACGTTGCCGTAGCGCACCACCGAGAAGCGCAGGTCGCGCTTGCCCTTGATGTTGTTGGCGGCGGTGAACAGCTTGTCGGAGCAGAGCTTGGTGGCGCCGTAGAGGTTCACCGGCGCGGCGGCCTTGTCGGTGGACAGTGCGACGACGCGCCTGACGTCGTTCTCGAGGCAGGCATCGATCAGGTTCTGTGCGCCGAGGATATTCGTCTTGATGAACTCGAAGGGGTTGTACTCGGCGGCCGGCACCTGCTTCAGGGCCGCGGCATGGATCACCGTATCGATGCCCTCGAGGGCGCGGCGCAGGCGCGCCTCGTCGCGCATGTCGCCGAGGAAGTAGCGCAGTCCCGGGTACTTGTCCGGGCTGAACTCCTGCGCCATCTCGAACTGCTTGAGCTCGTCGCGGGAGAAGATGACCAGCCGCTTGATGTCGGGGTGCCGCTCGAGCACGGTGCGGACGAAGGCCTTGCCGAAAGAGCCGGTGCCGCCGGTGACGAAGATGGACTGCGCGCTGTTCATGCCTGCTCCGGGGTCTGACCCCCTAAAGTGCTTGATTGCGCGACGATTATGGCAGAAAACTCAGTGCAGCTTCAGGTGCGGCCGGATCACGCGGTGCAGGCTCTTCAGCAGGATCATCAGCATGCCGCGCCCGGGCCCGTACAGCTCCATCAGGTGGCGGTGGTAAAGCGAGAGGTAGGTGAAGCGCGCAATGCGTCCTTCCACCATCACGCCGCCGCCGAGGAAAGAGAACAGGTTGCCCACGGTGTGGAACTTGGACAAATTCACCAGCGAGCCCAAATCCTTGTAAATATAAGTCCTTACGGGGGTCAGACCCCGTAACATGCGCATAATATTGTCGGCGACGAGGTGGCCGAGCTGGCGCGCCGCCTGGCCGCGCGGCGGCACCCACGAGCCGTCGGCCTGCGGGCAGGCGCAGCAGTCGCCAATGGCGAAGATGGTGTCGTCGCGCGTGGTCTGGCCGGTCGGCCGCACCACCAGCTGGTTCAAGTGGTTGGTCTCGAGCCCGCCGATGTTCTTGAGGAAGTCAGCGCCGCGGATGCCGGCGGACCAGATGACGATGTCGGCGGCAATGAAATAGCCGCCCTGGAAGGTAATCCCCTTGTCGGTGACCTCGACCACGCGGGTGTTGGTCAGCACCTGCACGCCGATCTTCTCCAGCTCGCGCGCCACGGCCTGCGAGATCGCCTCCTGGCTGACTTTGGGCAGGATGCGCTTGTCAGCCTCGATCAGCGTGACGTCGAACAGCGAGGTATCGATCTTGTAGCCGTAGCCGCGCAGCTGGTCGACCGCATGGTGCATCTCGGCCGCCATTTCCGTGCCCGTGGCACCGGCGCCGACGATGGCGACCTTGATCTTTTCCTCCAGCTGCTCGTGGCTGGCGTAGCGCAGGAAGCGATTGAGCAGGAGCTTGCGGATGACCATGGCCTGCTCGGTGTTGTCGAGAAACAGGCAACGACGCTTCACGCCCGGGATGCCGAAATCATTGGATATGCTGCCGACGGCGACGACGAGGTAGTCGAAGTCGAGGCGCCGTGCCGGCAAAAGCTCCGTGCCCTTGTCGTCCAGGATCGGCGCCAGCACCACCTGGCGCTGCTCGCGATCGATGTCCACCAGGCTGCCCTGCTGGAAATGGTAGCCGTTGGCCGCCGCGTGCCCGCGATAACTCAGCGCGTCGATGCCCACGTCGAGCGCGCCAGTGGCGACCTCGTGCAGCAGCGGCTTCCACACG comes from Thioalkalivibrio sp. XN279 and encodes:
- a CDS encoding capsule assembly Wzi family protein; translation: MHMPKTKRLLIGTAAILLALPASPALADPWARPGDLALRHDVQLLADAGVIKSPVTTWPIPWGTLTADLAAIDDCGTSDIGWNGGAERDRAACARLGDPDVAAALARLQSRLATVRGLRGLQPNARVAVRTDEGIWLRTFEDTPRDDLEARVGVSWMGDRFAARAQVAYADEPRPGDREWRGDGSYIAGIFANQVIHAGALDRWWGPGHSDSLILSSNARPVSALGIERHVAKPFETKWLSWLGAWNYSLVWGFLESGRDVPNARLTAFRFNFRPTDNLEIGLSRAAQWCGQGRPCGFSTFTDLVLGRDNRGDDDLTIDTEPGNQLAAVDFRWRSPFMRQPWAIYGQATAEDEAGGTPSLWFGQLGIEAWGQIDAGWLSGRWRAHFEYSNTLASFYKSNPRYDTAYEHSIYTSGYRYYGRTIGASLDGDSEVLSAGVTLVDRNERTWHALIRAGTLNELGGGAGRDAIHSVAPAETKIFSAQLSHSRELQYNGLKLGTVSAGFGLQSADNEVTGESETDAQVFLQWTWDYSGL
- the pseI gene encoding pseudaminic acid synthase, whose product is MTNEIIIAGRPIGPDHPPYVIAEISANHNGRMDTAMALIDAAREAGAAAVKLQTYRPDTITLDSDAEEFRIHGGLWDGRTLYELYEEAHTPWDWHAPLFARARKAGITIFSSPFDTTAVDLLEDLDAPAYKIASFEAVDLPLIRYVAATGKPMIISTGMADAQEIAEAVAAAREGGCRELALLHCVSGYPAPAADYNLRTIPDMIERFGVVTGLSDHTLANATAIASVALGASVIEKHFTLDRSGGGPDDSFSLEPAELAALVSGTRTAWEALGRVDYGRKSSEQGNAQFRRSLYFVKDLQAGDMITEDAVRSVRPGYGLAPKYLPEVIGRRVVTDVKKNTAVKREVLGD
- a CDS encoding GNAT family N-acetyltransferase, with translation MDIRLRPVTREDIDDEYVGWYRNDDGHLDYFTGSGRTFDRDTLVQDFAAGLESGRWFYYLIETGEGEGERERERERVGTLKIGPIDTRNKTADLVALVGNRKFLGQGLATKAIALGNRLAFEKYDIRRLQSGIFATNIPAIKAYTRAGWVVEATFSGFYLRDGEPVDRVCVACFNPRYFPAE
- the pseG gene encoding UDP-2,4-diacetamido-2,4,6-trideoxy-beta-L-altropyranose hydrolase translates to MSHGATPQPSGPPRIVFRADASLEIGTGHVMRCLALAEALRERGAACEFACRELPGHRIEEIQRRGFPVHVGDTFQLGGQSEGQAGDGAPADWLVVDHYGLDARWERQQRPAARSIMVIDDLADRPHDCELMLDQTLGRAPGDYDRLVPDGCELLCGPEFALLRPEFAELRPRSLARRAGGGLARILVTMGGIDKDNATGLVLEALDAGGLPPNVAVTVVMGSRAPSLSQVRVQATRLPFPVEIAVDVNDMAERMAASDFAIGAAGSTSWERCCMGLPSALVVLADNQAKVCRELVAAGAAFELGAPGDIARTLPPIIATITHEPATLQKMSAAAAAICDGLGAQRVAAALLADGDRSEANRGA
- the pseF gene encoding pseudaminic acid cytidylyltransferase, translated to MRLAVLPARGSSKRIPRKNIREFCGKPIIAWSIEAALEAGCFDRVLVSTDDAEIAAVARDHGAETPFIRPAELSDDYTPTIPVIAHAIRWQEAQGGAVQAACCIYATAPFCRAEDLRQGASLLAADALDYVFPVVAYGFPIQRALRITSDGRAEMFQPGHFAARSQDLEPAYHDAGQWYWGTREAWLEGRPIFSPAARTVVLPSGRVQDIDTLDDWYEAELKFRALAGS
- the pseC gene encoding UDP-4-amino-4,6-dideoxy-N-acetyl-beta-L-altrosamine transaminase → MIRYGQQHITAEDIEAVIEVMHSINLTQGPAIPRFEESVKYACDAQFAVAVNSATSALHISCLALGLGPGDYLWTSPNTFVASANCGLYCGASIDFVDIDPRTYNLCPKALEQKLVVAEREGTLPKIVVPVHFSGQPCDMRAIHALAQRYGFRIIEDASHAIGGRYLGQPIGNCRYSDISIFSFHPVKIVTTAEGGVAVTNDSVLAEKLGLLRSHGITREPHLMTRPMDGPWYYQQVALGFNYRMTDMQAALGASQMTRLHDYVQRRHELASRYDDAFQGWPLTIPWQHPDGFSAYHLYVIRLHLDEIRPTHRQVFEALRERDIMVNLHYIPVHTQPYYEAMGFQVGDFPEAEQYYRETISIPLHPVLTDAEQDEVIEVLREAMRV
- the pseB gene encoding UDP-N-acetylglucosamine 4,6-dehydratase (inverting), giving the protein MNSAQSIFVTGGTGSFGKAFVRTVLERHPDIKRLVIFSRDELKQFEMAQEFSPDKYPGLRYFLGDMRDEARLRRALEGIDTVIHAAALKQVPAAEYNPFEFIKTNILGAQNLIDACLENDVRRVVALSTDKAAAPVNLYGATKLCSDKLFTAANNIKGKRDLRFSVVRYGNVMGSRGSVIPFFLARRKTGVLPITDTAMTRFNITLQEGVDMVLWALENAQGGEIFVPKIPSYRILDVAEAIAPGCRQDVTGIRPGEKIHEEMITSSDSPYTVDLGHYYAILSPTGRRGVEAYCERSGATPVERDFAYNSGTNPDFLSVQQLRELIRRNIDPSLSG
- a CDS encoding NAD(P)/FAD-dependent oxidoreductase, whose product is MKKIVIVGGGAGGIGTATRLGRKLGRKGKAHVTLIDCVESHVWKPLLHEVATGALDVGIDALSYRGHAAANGYHFQQGSLVDIDREQRQVVLAPILDDKGTELLPARRLDFDYLVVAVGSISNDFGIPGVKRRCLFLDNTEQAMVIRKLLLNRFLRYASHEQLEEKIKVAIVGAGATGTEMAAEMHHAVDQLRGYGYKIDTSLFDVTLIEADKRILPKVSQEAISQAVARELEKIGVQVLTNTRVVEVTDKGITFQGGYFIAADIVIWSAGIRGADFLKNIGGLETNHLNQLVVRPTGQTTRDDTIFAIGDCCACPQADGSWVPPRGQAARQLGHLVADNIMRMLRGLTPVRTYIYKDLGSLVNLSKFHTVGNLFSFLGGGVMVEGRIARFTYLSLYHRHLMELYGPGRGMLMILLKSLHRVIRPHLKLH